CGCGCGGCGCCTATTGATTAAACCGGCCGCCGGGCCTATACGGTCCGGCGGCCAAGGCATCTATCTTGATACAATGAACGATCCCATCCTCGGCACCGTGCCCTTGGGCTTTCCCTGGAAAACCCCCGATCCTTTCCTTTTCTGCGCCTACCATCATGACGCCTATCCCGCGGGCAACGGCCGGCTGGGCCCGGCGGCTTCCCTGGCGGGGCGTGATCTCGGTAACGACTTCGCTGGCAAGGACGGCTGGCGCATGTACCACGGGGAATCCATTCCCGGTTTCCCGCAACATCCCCACCGCGGCTTCGAAACGGTGACCATCGCGCGCCGGGGCCTCATCGACCACTGCGATTCCCTGGGCGCGGCGGCGCGCTTCGGGCCCGGACGCGGCGAACGCGGGCGCGGCGACGTGCAATGGGTGACTGCCGGCAAGGGGATCCTGCACTCGGAAATGTTCCCCCTGGTGGACGAAAGGGCGCCCAATCCCTTGGAGCTGTTCCAGATCTGGCTGAATCTTCCCGCCTCCGACAAGCTGGCCGTTCCGCATTTCACCATGCTTTGGGCCGAAGCCGTACCCATCCATGCCGAGAGGGACCGCGAAGGCCGTAGCACCGAAGTTACCGTCGTGGCCGGGCGACTGGGGGATTCCCAAGCCCCTCCTCCCCCGCCCCATTCCTGGGCCGCCCGGCCGGAATCGGACGTGGCGATCTGGACCGCGCGCATGGATCCGTATGCCGAATGGACTTTGCCTCCAGCCGCGGCGGGCGCCAACCGCACCCTGTACTTCCACCGCGGCGCCTCGATGCGCATCGGCGCCCGCGAGATTCCCGCCGGGCATGCCGTCCGGCTCCGGGGGGAGGCGCCCGCTCCGATCCGCAACGGGAAGGAGGAAACGGAATTCCTCTTGCTGCAAGGACGCCCGATCGGCGAGCCGGTAGCGCAGTACGGGCCGTTCGTGATGAATACCCAAGGGGAGATCGAGCAGGCCATCCGCGAATACCAGCAGACCCAGTTCGGGGGTTGGCCGTGGCCTTCGGACGATCCGGCGCATCCGGCCGGGGACGGCCGCTTCGCCCGGCATCCCGACGGCCGCATGGAACGTCCTTAAGGTTCGGTCGCCTGGGCCAGCGCCCTGCGGAAAACCTCCGCGTCCTGGGCGCCGGAAACCGCGAAGCGCCGATCGAACACGAAAAATGGTACTCCGGTCACTCCCAGCCGCTCCGCCTCCTCGATATCGGCCCGCACCTCCGCGGCGAAGGACTCCTTATCCGCCAGCACGGCCGCGGTCTTGACGGGATCGATACCCGCTTCGCCCGCGAGCCCGGCCAATACCTTCGCTTCGCCCAGGTCCCGCCCCTCGGTGAAATATGCGCGGAACAGGCGCTCTTCCAACGCCTCGCCCTTTCCCTCGGCTTTGGCCAATTGGATCAACCGATGGGCATCGAAGGTATCCGCGATCACCGCCTTCTCGAATCGGTATTCCAAGCCCAACTCGGCGCCGGCCTGGGCCAAACGATCGTGGTTGGCGCGGATCTGGGAGAGCGACCAGCCTTTGCGTTCGGCTAGGTAGGTTTCGAGCCCCAGGCCCGGCTTGGCCTTCAACCCCGGATGCAATTGGAAGCTTTTCCAGGTCACGTTCACCTCGTCCCGGCCGGGGAATTCCTCCAAAGCCTTTTCCAGCCGGCGTTTCCCCAGATAGCAGAAGGGGCAAACGACGTCGGACCAGATTTCGATTTCCATGCTTCCTCCGGAATTTATCTTCGCCCTATGGCCCGTGGGGGCCGGAGGTAAATTTATGAAAAGGATGGCTTCATTGATCGCCTTGCCGCTGTGCATCGGCCTCGCGTTCACGGGATGCGGCAAGAAAGGGCCCGGCGAGAAGGCGGGCGAAAAGATCGATCATGCCGGGGACAAGATCCATGACGCGGTAACGCCGGATGGACCGGCCGAGAAGGCGGGAAAGAAGATCGACCATGCGGTGGATAAGGCCACCCATTGAGATAAGCGCTTTAGCCGGTCGCCCGGTCATGCCAGACGTGATCTTCGCGCCGTACCGCCCGGTATTCCCGGCCTGCCGCCCATAGGCGGACCTCGAGATCGAAATCGAAATGCACGATGCGGGCGCGGTCCGTCGGGATGGCGCCCGTGCCGACGCGCAGGATCAGCTCCGCCGCCTGCAATTCCCGCGGGTCGATGCCTTTGCGGGCCAGACGCTCCGCCAGGGCCGTTTTCAGCTCGGACGCCAGGCGCAGGGGAATCGTGCCGGCGGATTCATGACGCGCCGAACCCGCGAGAACATCGATGGCGACGGCCCCGTCCGCCAGGCTCGCCAGAGTTTCCAGATCCCCATGATCCCTCCATGCGGCGGCGAGATGGGCCAAGACGCGGGCGATACGCTCATATTCCGATTCCGGCATGGCGGACAAAATAGGCACATGGCTATATTAGCGGCCATCGCTTTCCGCGGGAGGATGCATGGCCGGGTCATTGCAGGGAACGCATGTGGTGGTTACGGGAGCCGGCGGCGGCCTGGGCCCCTCGGTGGCGGAGGCCTTCCGCGCGGCGGGCGCCATCGTGCACGCCCCCGCGCGCGCCGAGCTGGATCTGCTCGACGAAGCCGCGGTGGCCAAATACTACGCGGCGCTACCCGCCCTATGGGCTTCGGTGCACGTGGCCGGGGGATTCTCCATGGCGCCCGTGACGGAAACCTCCCTGGACGATTTCATGGCCCAATGGCGCATCAATACGGTCACCACCTTCCTCGCCTGCCGCGAGGCGGTAAGACGGATGCGCGCGGGCGCCCTGGTTCCGGGCCCTAACGGCCCCGCCGTCGGGCAGGCCGGCGGCCGCATCGTGAACGTGGCCGCTCGGGCCGCGATCGATCATCCCGGCGGCAAGATCGCCTACGTCTCCGCCAAATCCGCCCTGGCCGGACTTACCCGTTCCCTGGCCGCCGAGTGCCGGGCGGAAGGCATCTTCGCCAACGCGGTCCTGCCCGACACCATCGATACGCCCGCCAATCGGGCCGCCATGCCCGGGGCGGACCATTCCCAATGGACCCGGCCGGAAGCCATCGCTTCCGCCATCCTGTGGCTGGCGTCCCCCGGGAACGCGACCGTAACCGGAGCGTTACTGCCTGTCTGACGCGCGGAATCGGGGATCAGGTCCGTCCCGCCTTCCATTTCCCCGTTTTTTATCCCGTTCTCCCGCTTGCGCCCCCTACCCGTAAAGTGTTCTTTCGATCTGGAACGATTAGCGACACCTTTTCATCGGAGGCCCCATGCGCAAGAGCTTTACCGCTTTCGCACGCATTTCCCCTTATCTGATGGTGGCGGCGGCCTGCCTGTCCGCTCCCCGTCTCGCCCATGCCGGAAAAGCCGGCGAAGTCCTCGAGGAGCGATACCATGCGGCCTTGAGCCATGTCGCGCAGGAAGTGAAAGGAGCGCCGGATCCGGCCGAAAAACGCCGCATCCTGGCCGGATTCTTCCAACATATGGAAGAGGGCCTGCAAAAGGCGGAAACGCTTTCCTCGCTGCCCGAGGGGGATAGGCAATCACTGCACACCGTGCTGGGCAAGTATCTCGCTTACCAGGCCGAACTCGACGGCTCCCGAGGCTTCGCGCGCGTCGAGGATCGGGAGTTGGACGAATTCGCAGCCTACGTGCGCCAGGATATGGAACAGGCCCCCGTCGGCGGCGGCGTCTACATCAGCGCGGGAGCGCTGATCGTGATCCTATTGGTCCTGTTGCTGATAACCTGAAATGGAAAAGCGATCGGCCCGCTTATGGGCCTGGGCGGCGGCTTTGGCCGCCTTGGCCGCCTTGGCCGCCGGGCTGGAGGGCTGCGCTTCATCCCGCCTCCCTCCCCAATCGCAAACGGCCGCCGCGGACATCGCGGCGCCCGGCCTCGCGCAAGGGCCCGCCGACTCGTCCTTGCGCTATCAAATCATCTACGTGATCCACGGCGACGGCGGCTATGTCTGGTACGACGATGCCGGCGCGAGGCACGAGGCCGATCGCGAGGCGCTGGCCCAGGCCCGCGAGACCGCCGAGAACGCTTCCGCCGCCGAGGTCTTCATCTTCCATCAACGCCCGACGCGCTTCTTGCGAATCTTCCCCGGTTCGGACGGAACCTTGTGGCAATACCGTAAGGGCCGCCTGGTCCGCCGGCTCCCCTATAGCCGCAACCGCGAATATGATCCCGCCGCCCGGCCCGAGGATCCTTCCCGCGGCGAAGACGATCTAGCCGCCGAGGCCGGTCTCTTCGCCCGCTTCTCGGCCCTGCCCGCTCCCCGCCGCTGCGGGGCGCCCGCGGCGGCCGGGCCCGTGCGCGTCTTCTGCTACTTCGGGCACGGCATCCCCGTAACCGGCAAGGTACCCTACTTCCGCTCCCGCCCCGATGTGGCCTTCTCCCTGGCGGGATTCTCCCGCGGCTTGGTCCGTTTCGGGGGGCCGGCCTGCCCGCCCGCCAAACCCTTCGCCTTGGTCGTACTCTCCGCCTGCCATGGCGGCACGCCGGAAGCCACCATGGCCGTGGCGCCCTTCGCCGATTGGATCCTCGCCTCGCCGGGGGAATTGCACCTCTCTTACCTGGATACGCGGGCCCTGGCCCGGGCGTCGCAGGAGAATCCCGTTCCCTCGCAGGAGAATCCCGTTTCCTTCGAGGCCGGGCAAGGCGGGGCATGGGGCCGTACCATCGCCATGGAATCCTTCGCGCGCCTGGAGGCCTCGGTCCGCACCGGCGTTACCATCTCCCTCTACGAAACGGGGAAAGCGGAAACCTATCTGAAGGAGCATCGTGTCGCCTGGGGCGGTCCCGCGCTTTTCGCCGAGCCCACCGAATACCGCGATTGCGGGGAGAATACCGAGTTCGGTGCCGGAGGCGAAGCCGCGGGCGCGATGGTCTTCTACCAGCCCCCCCGTTTCGGCATCGACCGGAACAAGAGCGGGCATTCCGGCTGGGAATGCCCCGTCTCGGAACCGCGCCGGGCCGAAGCCCCTTAGCGATCCGGCTGCCTCTCACGATCGATGCCCGCCGGCGTTCAAGCCGGCCGGTGCCGCCGCTTATCTCCCGTCAGGATATTGAGGATCTGTACCAATCCTCCCACGCAGGCGCCCAGGAACAAGAGCACCGCCAGGCCCGGGTAGCCTAACAGCCGGAAAGGCGTGTCCACGCGCATCATCAGGGCCGCGCCGATGATCAAGGCCGCCAATACCAGCCCCATGGTGATGCGGTTGGCGATCTTCTGGAGGCCGGTGATCAATTGATCTTCCCCGGGCGTCTCCACGCGCACCCGCAGTTCGTTGTTGACCGCCATCTCCAAGAGGGAGTTCAGCTTGCCCGGCAACTGTTGCAGGAATTCGTTCGCCTCCAGGGCGGTGTGGAAAAT
This sequence is a window from Fibrobacterota bacterium. Protein-coding genes within it:
- a CDS encoding DsbA family oxidoreductase, with the translated sequence MEIEIWSDVVCPFCYLGKRRLEKALEEFPGRDEVNVTWKSFQLHPGLKAKPGLGLETYLAERKGWSLSQIRANHDRLAQAGAELGLEYRFEKAVIADTFDAHRLIQLAKAEGKGEALEERLFRAYFTEGRDLGEAKVLAGLAGEAGIDPVKTAAVLADKESFAAEVRADIEEAERLGVTGVPFFVFDRRFAVSGAQDAEVFRRALAQATEP
- a CDS encoding SDR family NAD(P)-dependent oxidoreductase, with the protein product MAGSLQGTHVVVTGAGGGLGPSVAEAFRAAGAIVHAPARAELDLLDEAAVAKYYAALPALWASVHVAGGFSMAPVTETSLDDFMAQWRINTVTTFLACREAVRRMRAGALVPGPNGPAVGQAGGRIVNVAARAAIDHPGGKIAYVSAKSALAGLTRSLAAECRAEGIFANAVLPDTIDTPANRAAMPGADHSQWTRPEAIASAILWLASPGNATVTGALLPV
- a CDS encoding pirin family protein; this encodes MNDPILGTVPLGFPWKTPDPFLFCAYHHDAYPAGNGRLGPAASLAGRDLGNDFAGKDGWRMYHGESIPGFPQHPHRGFETVTIARRGLIDHCDSLGAAARFGPGRGERGRGDVQWVTAGKGILHSEMFPLVDERAPNPLELFQIWLNLPASDKLAVPHFTMLWAEAVPIHAERDREGRSTEVTVVAGRLGDSQAPPPPPHSWAARPESDVAIWTARMDPYAEWTLPPAAAGANRTLYFHRGASMRIGAREIPAGHAVRLRGEAPAPIRNGKEETEFLLLQGRPIGEPVAQYGPFVMNTQGEIEQAIREYQQTQFGGWPWPSDDPAHPAGDGRFARHPDGRMERP